From Plasmodium yoelii strain 17X genome assembly, chromosome: 11, a single genomic window includes:
- a CDS encoding PIR protein, whose translation MDSKVCGIINEIDNYFVDDLNNRGENNYRDALSTFFDDSDSCSGEEKIIYGFILLLKMFGSENLESDQIVEYASLWLSYKLNQKKEIGITKLYDFYTENIENNSCYKGNIPNDINMDDIGNKIKLMDIDIKDISNFYDAFKSLCNMYIEVDAENYQCNKCLENAGEFFEKCEKVKNVFDITKGSSYLQLWSSLSNNYKNFENKYNLQCSNISLVACPRSSVTKNTLITIAIIFVAASILLGVSYKYSLFGFRKRSQKQYLREMLKK comes from the exons gaaaataattatagaGATGCATTAAGTACGTTTTTCGATGATAGTGACAGTTGTAGTGGTGAAGAAAAAATTATCTAtggttttatattgttactaaaaatgtttgGTAGTGAAAATTTAGAAAGTGATCAAATTGTTGAATACGCTAgtttatggttaagttataaactaaatcaaaaaaaagaaattggAATCACCAAATTATACGATTTTTATActgaaaatatagaaaacaATAGTTGTTATAAGGGGAATATACCTAATGATATTAATATGGATGATataggaaataaaataaaattgatggatattgatattaaagatatatctaatttttatgatgcatttaaatcattatgtaacatgtataTTGAAGTTGATGCAGAAAACTACCAATGCAATAAATGTTTAGAAAATGCTGgagaattttttgaaaaatgtgaaaaagttaaaaatgtttttgatATTACTAAAGGAAGTTCTTATTTACAACTATGGTCTAGTTtatcaaataattataaaaattttgaaaataaatataatctTCAATGTAGTAATATCTCACTTGTAGCTTGTCCACGAAGTTcagtaacaaaaaatacactaattacaattgcaattatatttgttgcagcatcaattttattgggagtttcttataag tattcgttatttggatttcggaaacgatctcaaaaacaatatttaagagaaatgctaaaaaaataa